A single Dermacentor albipictus isolate Rhodes 1998 colony chromosome 3, USDA_Dalb.pri_finalv2, whole genome shotgun sequence DNA region contains:
- the LOC139057658 gene encoding putative nuclease HARBI1 encodes MAAFVVCLAAAAAAARLCGRGRREPEDAFDMPDDQFRRHFRLKKETVRWLCDEVAEELGGVRTSALSVERQVLCALRFFATGSFQASVGSEETIGVTQPAVSKCVRRVAEAIVHAGARNKWVHFPRTSEEKAAVKEGFLRRGSIPGVIGCVDGSLIAIIAPKGEQKAAFMCRKGYYALNTMFICDAGMRILAIDPLRPGSDHDAHVWRTTWLRRRFLEGHIAKAGEHLLGDSGYPLEPWLLTPVTGHPPVHTAEGRCNTAHAAMRSVVERCIGLLKSRFRCLQRYRALHYQPERAANIVAACAVLHNLCLDEGDVLSDDVSDDSSNSSSDDESGNPSPQRVPQVRAARMMYMRGCAARDNVISSFGTTRQQHQRYLQRVRRRLRRQQHRQQQ; translated from the exons atggcGGCCTTCGTGGTTtgtttggcggcggcggcggcggcggctcgtcTGTGCGGGCGCGGGAGGAGAGAGCCCGAGGATGCGTTTGACATGCCAGACGATCAGTTTCGGCGGCACTTTCGCctgaagaaagaaactgtgcggtggctgtgcgaCGAAGTGGCGGAGGAACTCGGAGGCGTGAGAACTTCAGCGCTGTCGGTGGAGCGGCAAGTGTTGTGCGCGTTGCGATTCTTCGCAACGGGCAGCTTTCAGGCCTCGgtagggagcgaggagacgatcggcgtgacccagcctgcggtcagcaagtgtgtgcgacgcgtggcggaggcaatcgtccacgccggggcccgcaacaagtgggtccattTCCCGAGGACGTCGGAGGAGAAGGCGGCCGTGAAGGAAGGGTTCCTTCGACGCGGCTCCATTCCCGGCGTCATCGGATGCGTGGACGGCAGCCTGATAGCCATCATCGCACCGAAGGGCGAGCAGAAGGCGGCATTCATGTGCCGCAAAGGGTACTACGCCCTCAACACAATGTTC atctgcgacgcaggCATGCGGATCCTCGCCATCGACCCTCTGCGACCGGGGTCAGACCACGACGCCCACGTCTGGAGAACTACGTGGTTGCGTCGTCGGTTCCTGGAGGGGCATATTGCCAAGGCCGGCGAACACCTCCTCG GTGACAGCGGCTACCCCCTGGAACCATGGCTCCTGACCCCAGTCACAGGCCACCCTCCCGTACACACTGCAGAAGGCAGgtgcaacactgcacatgctgccatGCGGTCCGTAGTGGAGCGGTGCATTGGGCTTCTGAAGAGCCGCTTTCGCTGCCTTCAGCGGTACCGCGCCCTCCACTACCAACCAGAGCGCGCTGCCAACATCgttgcagcatgtgcagtgttgcacAACTTGTGTCTTGATGAAGGTGACGTGTTGTCGGATGATGTTAGTgatgacagcagcaacagcagcagtgacgATGAAAGTGGCAACCCCTCCCCACAGAGAGTTCCCCAAGTGAGGGCAGCACGCATGATGTACATGAGAGGCTGTGCTGCCCGGGATAATGTTATTAGCTCATTTGGCACGACACGGCAGCAGCACCAGCGATACCTGCAAAGGGTGCGAAGGCGGCTGCGTCGACAGCAGCACCGACAGCAGCAATAA